cccagtgctgagagttcagaagtcaagaacttccacaataTCTGCAGCATAGCGACGACCATAGACTTcattgaagacgttgctgaattcatgttatgaagacaatttgattgtatcagtctagggggagattgttaggccctaaaatgtgagactgacgcatcaaattaatacaacgggctatggttacgaactgggctttaccgggttagtttatattaggttgtggacctttataggtcacatgggccaagctttaggccatgtgggccaagcaggcccaaggggagcccatgtagggaattgggcttaagttagtatataaacaagtttctaacttgtttttagTTTTGAACCTTTGGAACCTTTGGAGCCTCTTAGTTACAGAATTcctacagagagagagagagggaggcgATTTGGTTGTGAAAGATGCTTGTACCAGACGTTTTGCTAATTCATAGTAATAGAACGTGTGCAAGTATTAAAGGTGATTTTGGTGTTCTTGATATTTCATATTTTCGTGTTTTTCTTGaatctcaccaagtttggattccgcacaaacttggtgcttgtttgatatcattgaaagatccgtttcacgggacttacatacccttatattaaaattaaatgcaaatattaaatgaagtaaaataaagcattcttattggttgaagcttcttcttttttcttcttacaattttttttttctcatttgaaccctccactatatatatatatatatatatatatataagattccACCTGAAAAAATTTAATGGGCTAAATGTGTATATATAATCACTTTATTAATAACTCTTTTTTGTTTTAATGACAATTTTATTTTTCATTTCTTATGTGACTTGAACTCATGACCTTCCTAATTTGCTTTGGTTCTCTCACTTCGCCACCAACCCCAATTGTTAATAACTAGTTAAATATTTCCACTTTTTTTAAGCGACcatttaatatttttaatttttttgaacggcaaaagCTACATTGTTCCGTCTTTTACTTCTAAACTACTCAAAGAAATCCTGATTATACACTATGTCAGGATTTGAACCCTGTTTTTTTCTCTATTAGACAAAAGCCACTGCCACCCGAAATGACAATATTTTTAATTAATAGATTTTGTTGAGTTATTTGAACAATTTACAAGTCAACCTTTCTCGATGAAAACTGACTGAAGCATTTGATTGGCGTCATATTATGAAATTTGAATTGTTAATAACTTATTGGAATGTGCAGTGACTTTGTTGCCCCTTCTACACACTACATATAGTCTTTGATCATCTCCAATTTCTGTACATCTTACATTGTTCCAATAGTTTGCAATGGATTTACTTTTACCACTAGTAATCTTTGTTGCcagtattttatgtttttttatctttagtaGTAGGATCAACAACGGGTTGGGAGCGAGAACACCAGAAGCTGCTGGATCATGGCCCATAATTGGCCACTTGCATCTTTTAGCTGGTTCCAAAGTTACTCACAGACTGTTGGGTTCTATGGCGGACAAGTTTGGACCAGTTTTCACTCTTAAACTTGGTGTCCATCGAGTTCTAGTTGTTAGCAATTCTGAGATGGCTAAAGAGTGTTTAACTACCAATGATAGAGTCTTTGCTAGCCGGCCAAAAGCCTTGGCAAGCGAGCTAATGGGCTACAACTATGCTAATTTCGGCTTTGCACCATATGGACCATACTGGCGTCATATTCGAAAGATAATTGTGCATGAGCTGGTGTCTCAACATCGCCTTCAAATGCTTGCACATATTCGCGTCTCTGAAGTGAAGTCATCCATAATAGACATCTACAGAAGTTGGGTTCGAAATAAAGAGTTTTCTGAAACCGTAATGGTTGACATGAAAGAATGGTTTGGAAACTTGATTGTGAACATGGTTGTAAGGATGTTGTTTGGCGATCATTTTTCATCTGGTCAACAAAATAGAGAAGAGTTTCTAAAGGCCATTAGGCGGTTTGTGGACCTGTTTGGAGCGTTTGTTCCATCAGATGCCATTCCATGGTTGAGGTGGTTAGATTTAGGAGGGtatgagaagaagatgaagaagacgGCGCTAGAGATAGATATTGTAGTTAATGGATGGCTAGAAGACCATAAAAAGAAGATGAGTTCTACTTCTACAATGCAGGAAGAAGAGAGCAGACACCAAGCAGTCTTCCTGGCTGCATTGTTATCCCATGTTAAGGAAGAAGTAAAGGAGGAAGTGTATGGCTTCAGCACTGAACAGATTGTGAAAGCAACATGCTTGGTATGATCTCTATCTATGACCGTTAGTGGCGGATGAAAAATTAATGGTATGGGTGAAATCTGGATTGAGTCAAATTTGAATGGGCAAGATTTGGCTCGGGTTAGAAATACGACTTTTCTTAAAAACAATTCTAGCTCTAATTAAAGAATATGTAACTTGAAAAAGAAATAATCCGCTAAACAAAAACAAGCTAAATacagaaatgaaaaaaaaaaaaaaaacaattcaaacaaaataataaatatgatttttctTAATAGAATTGAGAGGACAAGAGTGACTCTAGATGGGCAAAAACTCTTTTCTTTTAAATGTTCCTTCAGTTGCACCAAAATAATTTGACTGTAATCAAAttttatattttctttgtttctttCTCTTTTCCTCATAGGCGATATTTGTAGCAGCTACTGACACGACAACAGTGACTCTAACATGGGCTTTAGCTTTACTAGTCAACAACCCGCTGGTGTTAAAAAAAGCCCAACAAGAGCTTGAAAACTATGTTGGAAGAGATAGAAAAGTTGAAGAGTCAGACATGAACAATTTGGTCTATCTTCAAGCCATTATCAAAGAGACAATGCGTCTTTATCCAGCTGCGGCCCTTTCGGTTCCTCATGAATCTACAGAAGACTGCAATGTAGGCGGTTACACTGTCCCTAAAGGCACTCGCCTTTTTGTAAATATTTGGAAGATTCATCACGATCCACAAATTTGGACTGATCCATTTGAGTTCCGACCTGAGAGGTTCTTGACAACCAAAAAAGAAATCAATGTGAAGGGACAGCATTTCGAGTTGATTCCATTTGGAAGTGGTAGAAGAATATGCCCGGGGATCTCCTTTGCTTTTGAAGCTATGCAGTTGATACTGGCCAGCCTAATTCATGGATTTGAGTTCCAAAATCCATCAAATGAGCAGATTGAGATGACAGAAAGTCCAGGACTAACTAGTCAAAAAGCTACTCCACTTGAGCTACTTGTCGCACCTCGACTATTGCCACATGTGTATGGAGTCTTGGCTTAGGCTTCCTGTTACTTTAAACAGAAGTGCCGATGTTAAAGAACTATTCAAGCCATAAGTAGCCACTAAAAGATGTTGGAAGGATGTACATGTTTTCAGAAGTGCCGATGTTAAAGAACTATTCAAGCCATAAGTAGCCACTCTTGTAGTTTCTGAAATAAATGCAGTTTGTTACATTTCTGTTTTCAAATTGTTGCTTTCCGTTGTCATTATCTTACCTGTTTAAGCTTTGTATTGTGATGAATAAAGATAACTTCTTCCAGCACATATCAAGTGTGTATATTTTGATATTTCAACATTGTGGTTTCAGAGCTTATGGTTTCAAGAGTTTCTGTGAGGCATCCTTTATCCTCTCAATCGAATCGTTAATGGTAAGTAGTGCATCGGTGCAATGCAGCCCCATATTTAAGTCCTCACATGTGATAGCTATGAGTTTTGAAGTGTAAGGTTGAAGACATTACTCCGTTCTCATGACATCTAAGAATTTCTTGAAACTGACTTTCTTGTTGAGGATAAAAATAAAGGACGGCTAAAGGAAAATAGGAAGAAAGATGCGAAGGCACTAGCTATCATATGAAGCGTTGCGACGTTTCCCACACACAGGTTTAGAATTTAAATATATAGGGTACAATTAATAGACTACCGACTTATAGAATTGTAAAGATATTATGATTATTGTAAATATCTCTTCCTATAATAGAGGAGAGCCCTTTgtattatatatagattattgAATTAATGAGAATCAAGGGAGTTTACCATTCTATCATGGTATCAAACCTAAACTTACGATCCTAACCCTACTGCCCTCTCCTTGCGCCGCTACCCCCTAATTCCGATCATAATTTTTTCCCAGCTTCTTTTCCACAGCCTCTTTCTCTTTCATTCTATTCCCTATGGCTACTCCTCTACACCCAGCGGTCACCGTGACCAACATCCGAGAACTTATACCCATCACTTTAGACGTTGAATCAGGCCATTATACCTCATGGTCGGAGATATTCAAAGTACAATGCAAGGTGTATCTGGTTTATGATCATCTTCAGCCTAGGACTTCCTCTGCTACCTCGTCTGATAAGTGATAAGACACAGACAAAGATAAAGATAAAGACAAAGACAAGACCACTCCTTTTGAATCATGGGAGCGTCTTGATTCCATTGTTTTACAATGGATTTACGGGACGATCTCCCAGGATCTTCTCCACACAATTCTGAAGCCGAACACCACAGCTTTCGATGCTTGGACTGCTCTCTCTAACCTCTTCCAAGACAACAAGGCCACACGGACTATAGACCACAATAATCGGTTCGCCAACACCCGTCTTGATCAGTTCAATTCCATGTTTGCGTATTGTCAAGCTATGAAAGTTATCTATGACCAACTTATGAACGTTGGATCTACTATAACGGATGAACAACTGGTGCTACAGGTTCATACCGGCCTCACGGAACAATACGAAAGTATCGCTTTAATCATACAACAGACGAAACCCTTACCTGACTTTTATGAAACACGGTCTCGTCTTTGTATGGCTGAAACCCGCAAAATTAACCAAGCTAAGCAAGCTACACAGGTTGCAGGTAGGGGTGTTCaggattcgtttcgaattcgaaaaattcgaaattcgtttaaattcgattcggttatcaagaattcgtttcgattataagaattcgaattcgattcaattcgagtcaagtaaatcgaatacgaatcgaatacaaatttataatttcaaattcgattcgatttaaaattcaaataaaaattatacatttttatttattatttttatatataattcatatataacttttattaagctatactataaattattttcaaattttttccaagtattaaaattacccattaccatACCATACCCACTCCATGACCCATAAGtaaaacctaagtaacaaatctatcaattgatttctaaccataaaaatattaacttgtaatgtggagtggctattcccgacttctcgttttgaattttagacttgtgatactttatttgaaactttttaatgtgacatcgtgctttatggctgctttaaaatttatgtttcattttgatagtttttacatgttttaaagaatatgaattaaatcgaatttattcgaattcgattcgaaattttaatcgaatacgaatcgaatacgaattgggttttttattcgaatacgaattcgaatcgaattcgacaggttttaatcgaattcgaatcgaatacgaattcaaggaaaataaaaattattcaaacaattcgattcgaataattagaaaattcgatattcgattcgatgaacacccctagttgCAGGTACTGCTCTTAGTTAATGCCACAGCCGAAGGAAATTCGTTTAGTCGCTCACAAGAACAACGTAACGACTCGCAAGACAACCGCAGCCGTGGCAGAGGTCGGGGCCACGATCTGAACAACTCCACCAGGGGACGCGGCGGCTACACCTACTCCCCACAAACTGCTGTTCAGCTGTGGCCCTCTCCGTATCTCACTTGGGCCGGTCCGCAACCAACCTACTCTCCGCAACAATGGGCACCATGGATAGCTCCCCATGTCCGTACCCGACTGCCGTAAAACCCACTAACCCAGGTCAGGGAATTCTCGGCCCACGGCCTGCTCAGAATTATGCAGCCAGTCAAGCTCCATGACTACTGAATTCATTGCCCCTATTAAAAAAACAGGACTTGGGAATTAGTCCCTCGTGTGCCAGCCATGCATTTTATACGTAGCATGTGGTTATTTCTCCAGAAATTCAGGTCCGATGGCCCTTTGGAACGATATAAAGCTTGTTTGGTATGTGATGGCAGCACTCAACAGGTTGGCATTGACCGTGGTGAAACTTTTAGTCCAGTTGTAAAACCAGCTACCATGAGGACAGTTTTGACACCGGCTCTATCTCAGTGTTGGCCTATTCATCAACTGGACGTCACAAATGCGTTTTTGCATGGAAATTTGAGTGAAACAGTATACATGTATCAACCCATGGGGTTTCGTCATCGTCATCATCCGGATCATGTATGCTTGCTAAAGAAATCCTCATATGATTTGAAACAGGCCCCCTGGGTCTTGTACTAGCGGTTTACTGATTTTGTCTTGCACATTGGTTTTCAACATAGCAAATGTGATAATTCGTTATTTATTTATCATCATCGATGTGACATTGCCTATCTGCttatttatgttgatgatataattCTAACCACGTCGCATGATGCATTACGGGTTATGCTCATGAAGAGATTAGCTAATGAGTCATTTTCTAGGCATTACTGTGACTCATCAGCAAAACTATCCTAACAGAGCTATGCTATGGATACCATTGACCAGGCTGGTATGCACTCATGTAAACCAGTTGCTACACAAGTTGACATAAACTCTACTGTCGCCTTGTTGGGGGTCTACAGTATCTCACATTCACTAGACCTGACATAAGCTATGTAGTATAGCAGGTTTGTATGCACATGCAATCCCCGCGTATTGATCACTGGAATGCATTGAAACGCATTATTCACTATCTTCAGGAAACGTCCTCTTATGGTCTTACGCTACCATTTTTGATGACCCTACACGCTACCGTCGCCTTGTTGAGGCCCTACAGTATCTCACATTCACTAGACCTGACATAAGCTACGCAGTCCAATAGGTTTGTATGCACATGCACTCCCCGCGTATTGATCACTAGAATGCACTGAAACGCATGATTCGCTATCTTCAGGGCACGTCCTCTCATGGTCTTACGCTTGGACCACTTACAGATTTCTCCCTCCGTGGCTACACTGATGCAGATTGGGCCGGTTGCCTTGACACCTGTCATTCGTCATCTGGTTACTGCCTATATCTAGGCTCCAATCTCTTGTCCTGGTCATCGAAACGTCAGGCAGTTGTTTCTAGATCTAGTGCCGAGGCCGAGTACAGGGGCGTTGTTATTGTAGTAGCTGAGCTATGCTGGTTACGAAACCTTCTATTCGAGTTACATCTTCCGTTACCAAAAGCTGGCATTGTCTATTGTGATAATATTAGTGTCGTGTATATCTCTGGTAATCCGGTTCAACTGTTGAACCTCGCAGCTCGCttgaaactcgctcgaaaaaagtttCAAAAGAGCTCCGCTCGAAATTGGCTTGGTTGTAGACGAGCCAGCTAccagccgagctcgagcttggcttggCTCGGCTCGCGAGCTCGTGAGCCAACTCGtcaaggttta
The sequence above is drawn from the Helianthus annuus cultivar XRQ/B chromosome 12, HanXRQr2.0-SUNRISE, whole genome shotgun sequence genome and encodes:
- the LOC110878139 gene encoding cytochrome P450 CYP82D47 is translated as MDLLLPLVIFVASILCFFIFSSRINNGLGARTPEAAGSWPIIGHLHLLAGSKVTHRLLGSMADKFGPVFTLKLGVHRVLVVSNSEMAKECLTTNDRVFASRPKALASELMGYNYANFGFAPYGPYWRHIRKIIVHELVSQHRLQMLAHIRVSEVKSSIIDIYRSWVRNKEFSETVMVDMKEWFGNLIVNMVVRMLFGDHFSSGQQNREEFLKAIRRFVDLFGAFVPSDAIPWLRWLDLGGYEKKMKKTALEIDIVVNGWLEDHKKKMSSTSTMQEEESRHQAVFLAALLSHVKEEVKEEVYGFSTEQIVKATCLAIFVAATDTTTVTLTWALALLVNNPLVLKKAQQELENYVGRDRKVEESDMNNLVYLQAIIKETMRLYPAAALSVPHESTEDCNVGGYTVPKGTRLFVNIWKIHHDPQIWTDPFEFRPERFLTTKKEINVKGQHFELIPFGSGRRICPGISFAFEAMQLILASLIHGFEFQNPSNEQIEMTESPGLTSQKATPLELLVAPRLLPHVYGVLA